The following is a genomic window from Pongo pygmaeus isolate AG05252 chromosome 22, NHGRI_mPonPyg2-v2.0_pri, whole genome shotgun sequence.
AATTCCTTCAAGGGTAATAACATTTTTACACATGCCTATGATCAAAGTATAGAGTCTTATTTAAGTTAAAGAACGTGCACAAAAAAAACATAGGTGGCTCCAATTTAAGAACTTGTTAACAATGTTTCTTGTTAGAGACCCAATTTCCTTTTAGATTAGCACTGTCCAATAGACCTTTTTGTGATGTTAGAAATGCTCTCTGTCTGTGCTGTCCAatgtggtagccactagccatatcTGGCTATTGAGcactagaaatacagctaacatgaatgagaaaatgagaaactgaatttaTATATACACTTAATTGTAATTAGAATTTGAATAGTCTCATGGATAATGGCAACCAAAATGGACACTGCGGTTCTAAATAGATCCTTCAACTAGATACTCTAATACTGGTTACTGATGGATGATGGCTATTTTAACTTTAATATGCACTCTTGTGATAAAAAGAGGCCAGAAATCATCTACCTCCTCAACTGAATGTTAAGTCTTGCTGCTTATCTTGTTTATTACTATTTCCTAGGCTCTCACATGATGCCTAGGACAAAGCAGTCACTCAGAAGATACTTGTTGATCTCACTAGCAAATACTAGGCATGCTAATGTATtgaatcatttaatttttataatatcctATGAAATGGGTAAGTACTATCATCATCCTCATTTGACGTATGAGAAAACTGTCCTACAGAAGTtaaacctgcccaaggtcatagaGCTAATTAGTGGCAGCGGTGGATGCCAGCCCAGGGTCTACCCTCAGAACTCTCCATGTGTTTGTTTGCACAAACAAATGAATGACCCACAAACAAGACTCCTTAGATATAGGGTACACCTAAGAATTCACTTCTTACTAGATAGGCTTTTAAAGACAGTTAAAATGATGCAAACAGCATCAATACTATAATATAACATGACATTTGGACAGAAGACACTCAAAATTCCCTGACACTCAAAATTAACCTGCACATCTGGTTACTTAACAGTATGATTTTTGGCAAATTCTAACTttcagccttggttttctcatatataaaattgGGGTAACATCTATAGGGTTATTGTCAGAGTTTCATTACCATGTCTACAAAGCACAGAGTAACTTACTACATTTTAATCCCTTCACTATTTCTCCTCCTCAGTTTTGGCAATGGTAACACCTTTGTTAGTTACCTCGCCTCAAAagtcagttttcttttattgttccttcttcttcctctccagcAGCTCACCAAAACCAGTCATCAGTGTTTCAATGTCTTGACTCTGTCACTTTTACATTACCACTGCTATAAAGTCAAGGTTCTCATCAACTAATGCTTAGGTTACATTTTGCTAACAGGTCTGCCTTTGCTCTCTTCTCATTTCAATCCTTCCAATACCCTGGTTAAAATTATCCTCCTAATTCAGAGTAATCTTCTTCCATCCCCACAGTCATGTTCAAAAAGCTGTAATTTCTCACAAATGCCTACCACATATCTTACTTGCTCAGTCTACAATCAAGGCCTTCCATAATCCCTCATTCTAAACCCATACCATCCTTATACTCTTCATATACCCTATACTCCAGGGAAACAGAATTATACCATTCACCAAATATATTTTGTGCTTTCTAGCACAAACTAAGGCATTTTCATGCCTTAGTTCACaccattctttcctcctaaaAGATACTCTCCTCTTACCCTCATTTATCTGTCCAACCTTCATACACTGATCTTTAAAACCTAGAGTAAACCCCTGGGTGTACAGGTCTACTGAAGGCCTCCTGTGGGTTTGAGAACTGTTTCATGCTATAAGGAAAATCATGTGAGTAAATGCTTCacgtttttttctttaaactgggAAGATGATCCACAGTTGTCCATGAGATTCTCAAGAGGGATGAATACCCAAACACTGCCTTCCAAGAAGCCTCTAAAATGCCTCTAGCTGGAAAGGAGTATTCTTTCCTATGAACTCCCCAAGCATCCAACGTTTCCCTATCTTAGCACCTAACTCATTTTACCTTATATTGTATTTGTTTGCTTACAAGCTTTCTACTCCTATCAGACTTTAAGAATATTGTAAAAATGCCCTGTGGCCCATCACGGTTAATAGCCAAGTGCTTTACACACAGTAGACAACTACATGAAAGAAAATGGAACTATGAGTTGATGCACCTCACTCTTCCTAAGATTTGGGCTTTGGACTTGATGACGGCTAAGGTGGTCATTCCTTTCCAAAACTATGGTTCTACAATTGTTTTTCTTGGACTTATGTTACATCATTTCAGAGTCTTTTGTCCTTTAATGTACATTCTCAGAAATCTATAACTATGGaaatagcctttttaaaaaaagagctgTGTTTATACATTTCCCCCAAATTATGATGTCACAGAAAGGCCACTAAATTGAGGCTAAAATATACTTTGATAATACATTTTTCCCCAATTAGTTTTATGAGCTTCGGCTAATCAATGTCTAAGGGAGTTACTTTTTTCAAACTTAGCTGCTAAATGATTTCCAAGACCCTATGTATTTCTATAAATTGATGTGGTTTATAATACATGACATGACAGTAAGGATATATTTTAAACAGCAATAAATTTAGTAGGATTTTCCCTTGTAACTCATATAAAGAAGATACAGTTtatcacttaaaaaaatcaagatcctTATCTTCTTTTTTGAGGGCACCTAATGAACCTCTATGTCAGAGATGAGCTCAGTGAAGGTCTAATACTTTCAAATATCAAGTCATTTTTTATTATCACCTTGGAACTTACGTactttgaatatttatatttacactGTAGTTATTTATTCACTTACTGTCGCTTAGATTTGTATTCTCTAATCTTGTCCACAAAGAGTTTCTGTATAGGATCAAGTTCCTTATTTAATGCCACTGCTGTAACACCAATGTTCCTCCGTAAATAGACTGAGACGGCTGACCGAATGACAGAGAACTTGAAGAGCCTCTGAAGAATCATGCTGATTCTGTTACAGAAAACAAGCATCAGAAATGTTAATATACTTATTATAAATCACCTCTAAATATATCATGAGAATCGAATTCTACTAATTGCTACAGAATTACATCATATCAGATCTCAGTCTATACCTGACCACAGTTCCCTTCTCCTCCTTATTCCCCATTGCAAGTTTTTTAGGTCTTAACCAAAAGGCCCTGGGATAATGGAACAGTTAGAAACTGACGCCTGAAGCTTCATCAGGGTTAGAGCACAAAATACGAGGTGAGGTATTTCTTCTCCCTTGAACTTAGTCATGGATCAGAGAAAACAGTAGAGGTAGACTGTTGCAACACTGTCCACTCCTAACAGGAAAAGCACACTGGCCCCCAAACTAATGTACAAGGTTTCCCATGCCTCAGCCAGGCatgataacctgaaaatgtgtaCTTCACAGGCCCACAGAAGGAGAAACTGCTCTGCCTGTTACAACAGGATTCCAGCCATTTAAGAATACTGTAACAAACAACTAAATCAAAGTCCAGAAGAACCAGCAAAGAAAAACAGCAGCCAGTCCAAATGAGCTGTGCATGACAGTGGGGAGGATCCGGCAGTCCAACTTTATCAGTGAAATAAATTGGTGAAGGAGATGGAagtctgaattttaaaaacaaggacttacggccgggtgcagtggctcacgcctgtaatcccagcactttgggaggccgaggctggcagatcacctgaggttgggagtttgagaccagcctgaccaacaaagagaaaccctgtctctactaaaaatacaaaaattagctgggcgtggtggcgcatgcctgtaatcccagctactcaggaggctgaggcaggagaattgcttgaacccaggaggcagaggatgcagtgagccgagatcgtgccattgcactccagcctgggcaacaagagcaagactccgtctcacaaaaaaaaaaaaaaaaaaaaaaaaaggacttaaagACTTTCAAATCCCTAGACTTCCTTAAGCTAAAATATATTACTTTCTAACTAAAACATTTCAGTAGAAGACAATCCCTGTTGAGATTTACTTTAGTGATTTAAAGATCAAATGcaaaaaataatccaaattacAACAGATAGGTACAAACAGgaattctagaagaaaa
Proteins encoded in this region:
- the ATP5PF gene encoding ATP synthase-coupling factor 6, mitochondrial isoform X2, whose translation is MILQRLFKFSVIRSAVSVYLRRNIGVTAVALNKELDPIQKLFVDKIREYKSKRQTSGGPVDAGPEYQQELEKELFKLKQMFGNADMNTFPAFKFEDPKFEVIEKPQA